The Salvelinus fontinalis isolate EN_2023a chromosome 31, ASM2944872v1, whole genome shotgun sequence genome has a window encoding:
- the LOC129829390 gene encoding uncharacterized protein LOC129829390, producing MTLHVSAHTQCKTKVKCLCVIVFLSLSLTMGDPGPCRHSITRDHLLTIRRLIDNQLQSGCSITYTFIERRSLSKCCYVKAALPWILELLTSHFRYTQGSDNHSYVLSLTGLIHNIYSQRCVPQINEELEVDPVSFGMSFSSSPLEALGRVQDVLSEYWELVTTRDSPVDWSCEREYRDTEEPPTALPTAFSLTTVSTFWDSEKAPQTGLDGEQVGDLKFDFMVITPSVCGGMMFMFTLYCLVKHKMFHSAYHHTSQVYQNSSLHTDSQDIEMQVQ from the exons ATGACCCTTCACGTGTCAGCCCACACTCAGTGCAAAACCAAG GtaaagtgtctgtgtgtgatagTGTTCCTGAGTCTCTCCTTGACCATGGGAGACCCTGGTCCGTGCAGACACTCCATCACCAGAGATCACCTGCTGACCATAAGACGCCTG ATAGATAACCAGTTGCAGAGTGGATGCTCAATAACCTACACATTCATTGAGCGGAGAAGTTTG AGTAAATGTTGTTATGTGAAAGCTGCCCTGCCCTGGATCTTGGAGCTCCTGACCAGCCACTTCAGATACACCCAAGGCTCAGACAACCACAGCTACGTCCTGTCTCTGACCGGTCTCATCCACAACATCTACTCTCAGAGATGTGTACCACAGATCAACGAGGAGCTGGAG GTTGACCCAGTGAGCTTTGGGATGTCATTCAGCAGCTCCCCACTAGAGGCCCTGGGGAGGGTCCAGGATGTCCTGTCTGAGTACTGGGAGCTGGTGACAACCAGGGACTCCCCAGTAGACTGGAGCTGTGAGAGGGAGTACAGAGACACAGAAGAGCCCCCCACAGCCCTCCCTACAGCATTCTCTCTGACTACAG TCAGCACTTTTTGGGACTCAGAGAAAGCCCCTCAGACTGGTCTAGATGGAGAACAAGTTGGAGACCTGAAGTTTGATTTCATGGTCATAACTCCATCAGTCTGTGGAGGAATGATGTTCATGTTCACTCTCTATTGCCTCGTCAAACACAAG ATGTTCCACAGTGCTTATCATCACACATCACAAGTGTACCAAAACTCAAG TTTGCATACAGATAGTCAGGACATTGAGATGCAGGTGCAATAA